From the genome of Thiovibrio frasassiensis:
TAAAAGGTGTTGTCGCTGTAAGGGTCGACCACCAGGAGGATCTTTTTCGGGTTGGTTGGATGTTTTTGAGGCGCGCCGGAAAAGGCGATGTGGGTGTCGCGCAGCTGTTTTTCGTCGCTGGGGCGATGATAGACCTGGAGTTCAAAACAAACTACTGCCTGGGGAAAATTGGCGAGGGGCATGGCTAACCTCTGCACTGGGTGATAATTGCCTGGTGGGCAACAACGGAATTAAAGCTCTAATGAATTCAGTATACAGATTCTCCGGGGTGAAGCAAAAAAAATAAAAAGGTCGTGGCGCAAATTTTCGCAATCCCTTCTGGAGCGGGGGTTGTTTTATTTTTTCACCGGAATCGGGCGCATCGCATCGTCAACCGCGACAAAGGTGAAAAGCCCCTCGATCGCTTTCTCTCTGGTTTCATCGTACATCTGCTCGAGGTAAACGGTCACCCGGACCTGGATGCTGGTGTTACCGACCTTGACCACCTGGCCGACCAGTTCGACAAAGGTGCCGGCCGGGATCGGGGTCTTGAAATCGATGCGGTCCGAGCAGACCGGGACGGTTTTTTGCCGGGAAAATCGGGTTGCGGTGATAAAGGCCGCTTCGTCCATCCATTGCAGGGCGGTGCCGCCGAACAGGGTGGCGTAGTGGTTGGTGGTGTTGGGGAAAACCGCTTTGGTGATGCGGGTTTCAGCGGCTTCGATTCTCTGGGTCATGTCCATGGTTGCCTCATGAAGAGTGAAAAGGTGAGAATGGAGAATGAAGAATGTTTAGAGGGCTGCTGTGAAAAAGGGCTGCGGGCAGGACGGGGCAAGGCCCAATCCCTGCCCGCAAACGGTCTTCCAGTTAAATCGAGATCAGGTGCAACGCCGCAATAACGTAGAGGGGGAAAATGTCCACCGTGAAGCTGGCTTCCGGTTCATCATGCCCGTAGCCGTGGTGATTGTGCTCGCTCATGGGAAAAGTCCTTCTGGGGGAAACGGGGGATGGATATCTGAAAAACATGTTTCATTTTAAACTCTTCACTCATAATTTTTCACTTTCTTCCCGTACCCACTCCTCGACCTCGGCCGGAGATGGCATCCGCCCCGCGCATTTTACCGTGTTGTTGATGATCAGGGCCGGTGTTTTGGTTACCCCGAACCGCCAGATTTCGTCCAGGTCGTGTACCGACTCCATGTCGGCGGCCAAACCGAATTTTTGCAGGGATTCAAAGAGCATGGCGCTGAGTTTGTTGCAGGTTACGCAGCCGGAACCCAGCACCCGGACGGTGAGGGTGCCGGGCTCTGTGCCCTGTAATCCCTGGCGGCGTCGGTATTCGGCGCGCAAAGCCTCGCGGTAGATCGGCTCCGCAGCCGTGGGCACGTAATTCTCCCTGGCAATGGCAGCAAAAAGAAACTCCATTGCCGCCTCTTCCTCCATCTGCTCGGTAAGCGCCTTGTTTAAGGCCTGATCAAGGCCGATCAAGCCGACATTGGCCGCGCCGATACGGATGGTGCGGGGCGCGGGTTGGTCCTGATTCTGCATGGGCTTTCTGTCCTGTGTCTGCTCTGGATTTTGCCGAAATTACGCGAAAAGTAGCGCTTTTTATACTGCTGGTTGCTAAAAAAGCTGCATCTGCCGTCCGCCAGCATTGCGCCGTTTGTGTCTGGGGTGGTCAACCTCGAGCACAAGGGAGGCGGGGATTTCTTGGATAAACCGGGAGGGGCGGTGGCTGCTGGTGCGATTGAAGATGGTGCGGTTTAAAGCCCCGCTCAGGATCAGGCTTTCCTGTGCTCTGGTCATCGCCACATAGAGGAGGCGGCGTTCTTCTTCCACATCGCTGTGGCGGTTGGCAATGGTACAGGGGAGGATATCCTCTTCAAGCCCGGCCAGAAAAACCACCGGGAACTCCAAGCCCTTGGCCGCATGCATGCTCATGAGGGCAACTCCTTCGGCCCGTTCGTCGTAGATGGTGGCCTGGGCGTTTTGCCGGAGGTGATCGCAAAATGCCTGGAGATCATTGCCGAAGGCATTGGCCAGCTGGAGCAACCGCTTGACCTCCAAGTCCTGCGGATTGCCGAAACCCATGCGTGGCAAAGCCTCGCTCAGGGAGTCGGTAATCCCCTGTTGCGCCGCTTTGCGGAAATTGGTGAGGGTTCCCCCTGTCTCCCGGATGATCCTTGCTGTGTTGGCAGGAAGAGGGAGAGTGGCCGCCGCGCCGGGAAAATCATGGCAACGGAGGGGGAGTTTTTGTTCAAGGAGGGAGAGGGTCGCTTCGCCGATCCCCGGAAGGTCTGCCAGTAACTGGAGATGTTCGTTCAGGGTCGCGTCCGGTGCGCTGGCCAGCAAGAAATGGGTGGCGGCCTTCAGGCCGGGCTTCAAGAAGAATGGCGTGCCGCCCACAAGCTGGAAGGGGATGCCCTTGTGGTGCAAGGCTTCGGCAATGGGTTCTGCCATCTGGCTCAACCGGTAGAGCACGGCAAAATCGGCAAAGCTCCGGGCTTGGGCCTGATTGGCACTTCGGGCTGTATGCCGGGAAAGATTACTGGTGCCGCCCAGCCCCTCTTCGATACGGTGCGCGATAAATTCTGCCTCCGCCTGGGCAGTTGGCGCCTGATGCCATTCGATGCGAGACGGGCTGGTGCTTTCGGCCAGAAGTTGGGTGTCGCCGCTCTGCTGGTTTCGGCGGATCAGGGCTGCGGCCCCATCGATAATGGCCGGGGCGGAGCGGTAGTTGCGGATCAGGGGCAGGGTGGTGACGCCTGCCCTTTCGCGAAACCGTTGAAACAGGGTGAGGTCGCTACCGCGAAATCCGTAGATGGCTTGGTTGGGGTCGCCGATGGCGAATACCCGGGCTTGTTTTCCGAGCAAGAGGACCAGCTGGTACTGAGGGTGGTTGAGATCCTGAAATTCATCAACAAAGAGATGGGTCACCCGGCCGGTGACCTCGGCGGCAAAGTCGGGGTCGTTACGAAACCGTTCCACACAGCAGGGAATGACCAGATCAAGATCAATGGCCTTGTTCGGTATCCACGAGGGAAGATAGCGCGCCAGGAGATCCGGCAGCTCGGCATCGGCGGGGAGTATGCCCCGGTTCATCTGGTCGACATAGCCGGCCAGCTGTTTCTTGAGAATATGGTGTTCGGCCCGGGAGAAGTCGGGGAAGGATTTGCGCAGGTAAAAATCCCGCTCCTCCTCGCCGACCACCACAAGGTCGGGGGTTTCTTTGCGCAACAGAGACAGGCAATAGGCATGGAAGGTGCCGACGAAGATGGGGCGGGCACCCTCGCCGAGATCACGCTCCAGACGGGCGCGCATCTCACTGGCAGCACGGTTGGTGAAGGTGATGGCCACCATCTCTTCGGGACGGGCATGCTCCTTGGTGAGCAGATGTTCGATCCTGGCCACCAGGGTAAAGGTCTTGCCGGTGCCCGGTCCGGCAGCCACCAGGATGTTTGCGGCTCTGTTGGTGATGGCTGCCAGCTGTTCCGGATTAGGTTTTCTCGGGAGCAGGGGTGTTTCTCTCGCGGAAGAGGGCTTTTCTGTGGGGGGCAGCGGGGTGCGTTCTTTTTTCGCAGCAGGGTGCTTTGCCTTTTTCCCGGTAAACAGGTTGATCTGGCCGGCCAACTCCTCCCGCTCTCCTTTTGCAAAGACGCGGATCACCCCGAATTCGCCATCGTAACCAGGGGTGCGGATCACCTTGCCCGTACGGATGCGGGCCACCGCCTCCCCCAGCACCGGGGACATGAGATTGATTTCCTCCCCCGGGGTGTTGAGCAGCAGGTTGAACTCCGAACCAAAGCGGGCAATGACCCTGGAGTAGAGGGCCATGACCCCCTTGGTGGCAGGGCCGGCGCCGAGAATCTCGCCCAACACCTCGGGCAACGGGATCAGGCTGTGCACCGCGGGCGAGCCCGGCGGGTAGTACGGCTCTGTCCGCTCGGCCAGCTCCATGACCCGGTGCAGCACCCCCACGGTCAGGGGTTTGCCGCAGACCGGGCAGATTGCCCCGATCTTTCGGGTTTCGACGGGCTCAAGGCAGACCTGGCAGTTCCGGTGGCCGTCGCAATGGTATTTCCCCTCTTCCGGGTAGAACTCTATCGTGGCGGCAAAACCGCCGGTAAGGGGGTTTTTCAGGGCTTCGCGCAGATCGGAAAAGCTGAAGCCGGTATTGAAGATGTTGGCCTCCCTGCCCAATTTCCCGGGAGAATGGCAATCGGAATTGGAGATCAGGGCGAAGCGGTCCAGGGCAGGGATGAGCCGGTTCATGTCCGGGTCCGAGGAAAGGCCGGTTTCGAGGGCAAAGACATGCGGGCTGAGATCGCCGTAGCATTCCTCAATGGTGTTAAAGCCGGAGCGGGAGCCGAACAGGGAGAACCACGGCGTCCAGATGTGGGCGGGAACCAGGAATCCCTCCGGCGCTTTTTCGAGCAGGATTTCCAGCAGATCGCGGGAATCAAGGCCCAGGATGGGGCGGCCGTCCGACTCGATGTTGCCGATGCCTGCCAGGACGGAGTTTATCCGTTCCGCCGAGGCGAAATCCGGCACATAGAGCAGGTTGTGGACCTTGCGTACCGCGCCGTGCCGTTTGTAAATGGAGCTGATCTCGGCGGTGAGCAGGAAGCGGCTGGGCAGCGCTTCCGGTGTCGCCTGCACCAGGGCCGGGGGGATCGCCTCATTCTTGAGTTTGAAGAACCCCGGTTCGGCAGGCTCAAGCTGCTCCTTGAGCTGACTGAACCAGCCGGGATGGGTGAAGTCGCCGGTGCCGAGCAGGTGGATCCCCTTGACCCTGGCCCAGGCGGCAAGGCCCTGCAGGTTTCCGGCCTTGCTGGTCGCTCGGGAGAAGGGGGAATGGATGTGGAGGTCAGCGATATAGCGCATTTGTTCGTTGTCTCTTGAAAAAAGAAAAATTGAGAGAAGCAGATGAATCTTACCCAGCTTCAGGATTTCTGTCTATGGCGTATTTCCTTATTTCTTTGAGGAAAAGGGGTGGTCTTCTTGGGGGGAAATCGTTATATTGGAAAGTTATGTTTGAAACGGTGTGGAAGCGAGGAGGTTGTGGGAATGGTTGAACGGGTCAGTGCCCTGGTTATGGCAGGTTTGTCCCGACAGAGCTGTATGCCGTGTCCCGGACCTTGATGGCTCACCG
Proteins encoded in this window:
- a CDS encoding inorganic pyrophosphatase Ppa, producing the protein MPLANFPQAVVCFELQVYHRPSDEKQLRDTHIAFSGAPQKHPTNPKKILLVVDPYSDNTFYYEFNTQDISYVEELANLVTMDGEVIPMARLWIKKKSIAIRSTPFVVESTRP
- a CDS encoding acyl-CoA thioesterase; translated protein: MDMTQRIEAAETRITKAVFPNTTNHYATLFGGTALQWMDEAAFITATRFSRQKTVPVCSDRIDFKTPIPAGTFVELVGQVVKVGNTSIQVRVTVYLEQMYDETREKAIEGLFTFVAVDDAMRPIPVKK
- a CDS encoding thioredoxin family protein — its product is MQNQDQPAPRTIRIGAANVGLIGLDQALNKALTEQMEEEAAMEFLFAAIARENYVPTAAEPIYREALRAEYRRRQGLQGTEPGTLTVRVLGSGCVTCNKLSAMLFESLQKFGLAADMESVHDLDEIWRFGVTKTPALIINNTVKCAGRMPSPAEVEEWVREESEKL
- a CDS encoding UvrD-helicase domain-containing protein — protein: MRYIADLHIHSPFSRATSKAGNLQGLAAWARVKGIHLLGTGDFTHPGWFSQLKEQLEPAEPGFFKLKNEAIPPALVQATPEALPSRFLLTAEISSIYKRHGAVRKVHNLLYVPDFASAERINSVLAGIGNIESDGRPILGLDSRDLLEILLEKAPEGFLVPAHIWTPWFSLFGSRSGFNTIEECYGDLSPHVFALETGLSSDPDMNRLIPALDRFALISNSDCHSPGKLGREANIFNTGFSFSDLREALKNPLTGGFAATIEFYPEEGKYHCDGHRNCQVCLEPVETRKIGAICPVCGKPLTVGVLHRVMELAERTEPYYPPGSPAVHSLIPLPEVLGEILGAGPATKGVMALYSRVIARFGSEFNLLLNTPGEEINLMSPVLGEAVARIRTGKVIRTPGYDGEFGVIRVFAKGEREELAGQINLFTGKKAKHPAAKKERTPLPPTEKPSSARETPLLPRKPNPEQLAAITNRAANILVAAGPGTGKTFTLVARIEHLLTKEHARPEEMVAITFTNRAASEMRARLERDLGEGARPIFVGTFHAYCLSLLRKETPDLVVVGEEERDFYLRKSFPDFSRAEHHILKKQLAGYVDQMNRGILPADAELPDLLARYLPSWIPNKAIDLDLVIPCCVERFRNDPDFAAEVTGRVTHLFVDEFQDLNHPQYQLVLLLGKQARVFAIGDPNQAIYGFRGSDLTLFQRFRERAGVTTLPLIRNYRSAPAIIDGAAALIRRNQQSGDTQLLAESTSPSRIEWHQAPTAQAEAEFIAHRIEEGLGGTSNLSRHTARSANQAQARSFADFAVLYRLSQMAEPIAEALHHKGIPFQLVGGTPFFLKPGLKAATHFLLASAPDATLNEHLQLLADLPGIGEATLSLLEQKLPLRCHDFPGAAATLPLPANTARIIRETGGTLTNFRKAAQQGITDSLSEALPRMGFGNPQDLEVKRLLQLANAFGNDLQAFCDHLRQNAQATIYDERAEGVALMSMHAAKGLEFPVVFLAGLEEDILPCTIANRHSDVEEERRLLYVAMTRAQESLILSGALNRTIFNRTSSHRPSRFIQEIPASLVLEVDHPRHKRRNAGGRQMQLF